A window from Rhinolophus sinicus isolate RSC01 linkage group LG01, ASM3656204v1, whole genome shotgun sequence encodes these proteins:
- the PPIL3 gene encoding peptidyl-prolyl cis-trans isomerase-like 3 isoform X1, which translates to MSVTLHTDVGDIKIEVFCERTPKTCENFLALCASNYYNGCIFHRNIKGFMVQTGDPTGTGRGGNSIWGKKFEDEYSEYLKHNVRGVVSMANNGPNTNGSQFFITYGKQPHLDMKYTVFGKVIDGLETLDELEKLPVNEKTYRPLNDVHIKDITMHANPFAQ; encoded by the exons atg TCGGTGACACTGCATACAGATGTAGGTGATATTAAAATAGAAGTCTTCTGTGAGAGGACTCCCAAAACATGTGAA AATTTCTTGGCTCTCTGTGCCAGTAATTACTACAATGGCTGTATATTTCATAGGAATATCAAGGGTTTCATGGTTCAAACAGGAGATCCTACAG GTACCGGAAGAGGAGGTAACAGTATCTGGGGCAAGAAATTTGAGGATGAATACAGTGAGTATCTTAAG CACAACGTTAGAGGTGTTGTATCTATGGCTAATAATGGCCCAAACACCAATGGATCTCAGTTCTTCATCACCTATGGCAAGCAGCCACATTTGGACATGAAATACACAGTATTTGGAAA GGTAATAGATGGTCTGGAGACTCTAGATGAATTGGAGAAGTTACCAGTAAATGAGAAGACATATCGACCTCTTAATGATGTACACATTAAGGACATAACTATGCATGCCAACCCATTTGCTCAGTAG
- the PPIL3 gene encoding peptidyl-prolyl cis-trans isomerase-like 3 isoform X3, with the protein MNFLALCASNYYNGCIFHRNIKGFMVQTGDPTGTGRGGNSIWGKKFEDEYSEYLKHNVRGVVSMANNGPNTNGSQFFITYGKQPHLDMKYTVFGKVIDGLETLDELEKLPVNEKTYRPLNDVHIKDITMHANPFAQ; encoded by the exons atg AATTTCTTGGCTCTCTGTGCCAGTAATTACTACAATGGCTGTATATTTCATAGGAATATCAAGGGTTTCATGGTTCAAACAGGAGATCCTACAG GTACCGGAAGAGGAGGTAACAGTATCTGGGGCAAGAAATTTGAGGATGAATACAGTGAGTATCTTAAG CACAACGTTAGAGGTGTTGTATCTATGGCTAATAATGGCCCAAACACCAATGGATCTCAGTTCTTCATCACCTATGGCAAGCAGCCACATTTGGACATGAAATACACAGTATTTGGAAA GGTAATAGATGGTCTGGAGACTCTAGATGAATTGGAGAAGTTACCAGTAAATGAGAAGACATATCGACCTCTTAATGATGTACACATTAAGGACATAACTATGCATGCCAACCCATTTGCTCAGTAG
- the PPIL3 gene encoding peptidyl-prolyl cis-trans isomerase-like 3 isoform X2, with product MSVTLHTDVGDIKIEVFCERTPKTCENFLALCASNYYNGCIFHRNIKGFMVQTGDPTGTGRGGNSIWGKKFEDEYICLFQHNVRGVVSMANNGPNTNGSQFFITYGKQPHLDMKYTVFGKVIDGLETLDELEKLPVNEKTYRPLNDVHIKDITMHANPFAQ from the exons atg TCGGTGACACTGCATACAGATGTAGGTGATATTAAAATAGAAGTCTTCTGTGAGAGGACTCCCAAAACATGTGAA AATTTCTTGGCTCTCTGTGCCAGTAATTACTACAATGGCTGTATATTTCATAGGAATATCAAGGGTTTCATGGTTCAAACAGGAGATCCTACAG GTACCGGAAGAGGAGGTAACAGTATCTGGGGCAAGAAATTTGAGGATGAATACA TCTGTCTTTTTCAGCACAACGTTAGAGGTGTTGTATCTATGGCTAATAATGGCCCAAACACCAATGGATCTCAGTTCTTCATCACCTATGGCAAGCAGCCACATTTGGACATGAAATACACAGTATTTGGAAA GGTAATAGATGGTCTGGAGACTCTAGATGAATTGGAGAAGTTACCAGTAAATGAGAAGACATATCGACCTCTTAATGATGTACACATTAAGGACATAACTATGCATGCCAACCCATTTGCTCAGTAG